The following proteins are encoded in a genomic region of Montipora foliosa isolate CH-2021 chromosome 8, ASM3666993v2, whole genome shotgun sequence:
- the LOC137967711 gene encoding uncharacterized protein: MAATSDEASSDKYAVQLFDKAYLRPRTTSRAGLHLPEKETFSISVDPAMLDDKKEYSVEKRLEHLEKRLHGSKSREKRGTFRKENLLLVDLERTTSLGELITGELPLFALKTYKEKGDKRYMEFTLSKEASKHLREKDQQRRLEAAMKIAFANYVYWNRVYEEVDKKTEKSAFEDARQEILEEYLRNPLECKGVVYCYIVIDESMPEDKKYQFYIGKAEGEFTKQIKEHNSSAKKPLLELMLQDTTLWPREDQQLKKKFEESLKKRSKKSSEQGDDCPKLENEPKVVVLTLDLGYTENFAESFKGSIDGEDVADKLAQSYAQYFAAKSPIGLNG; encoded by the coding sequence ATGGCGGCGACCTCTGATGAAGCAAGCAGTGATAAATACGCTGTCCAGCTTTTTGACAAAGCGTATCTAAGGCCAAGAACGACTTCGCGGGCTGGGCTACATTTGCCAGAAAAGGAGACGTTCTCGATCAGCGTTGATCCAGCCATGCTGGACGACAAGAAAGAATACTCCGTGGAGAAGCGTCTGGAACATCTCGAGAAACGCCTTCATGGAAGCAAAAGCCGGGAGAAGCGAGGCACCTTTCGCAAAGAAAATCTCCTGCTCGTCGATTTAGAGAGGACGACGTCTCTCGGTGAGTTGATCACCGGAGAGCTGCCCTTATTTGCTTTGAAAACGTACAAGGAAAAGGGTGACAAACGCTACATGGAGTTTACACTAAGCAAAGAAGCCTCGAAGCATTTAAGGGAGAAAGACCAACAGAGAAGACTTGAGGCTGCCATGAAAATTGCTTTCGCGAACTATGTGTACTGGAATCGAGTCTACGAAGAGGTTGACAAGAAAACAGAGAAATCTGCATTCGAAGACGCGCGTCAAGAAATACTGGAGGAGTACCTTCGGAATCCGCTCGAATGCAAGGGGGTCGTATATTGCTACATCGTGATCGACGAGTCGATGCCAGAAGACAAAAAATACCAGTTCTACATCGGTAAAGCCGAAGGTGAATTCACAAAACAGATCAAGGAACACAACTCGTCTGCCAAGAAGCCTCTGTTGGAACTGATGCTGCAAGACACGACACTCTGGCCCAGAGAGGATCAACAACTCAAGAAGAAATTTGAAGAGTCCCTTAAAAAAAGGTCGAAGAAGTCCTCCGAACAGGGAGACGACTGTCCTAAATTAGAAAACGAACCGAAGGTAGTGGTTCTTACGCTTGACTTGGGTTACACGGAgaactttgccgaaagtttcaaAGGTTCGATCGATGGGGAAGACGTGGCAGATAAGTTAGCCCAAAGTTACGCTCAATATTTCGCTGCCAAGAGTCCAATTGGACTCAACGGATGA